CGTTGTGAGGACGAACAGCGTCGTGATGATGGTGCCGAGGGTGAGTCCTGAGATGGGGAGCAGACCAAACGCGGCGGCGAGGAGCAGGCCGACGCTCGCCGTCGCAGTCGCTATGTAGTAGGTTTCGTCGGTATCGATTCGCCCGTCGAGGCGGGACCATAGCGACTCGCTCTCGTCGGCTGGTGCGTCAGTCATTGTAACCTCGAGATACGGCCTGAAGGTTTCGAGGTGCGCACCGGGGCGGATGATGCCGCGCGATTTGTTGTACTCGATGACGCCTGCCTTATCGAGTTTTGGCAGGTGAGACTGATACAGCGGGATGTAGACGCGCTGGCGCTGCGTAGAGGTTAGTTTAGCGACAGTAGTGTCGTGCTCGCGAGCGGCGACGTGCTCTGCGAGATTCCCCATCTTGACGGTTCCCTCG
The DNA window shown above is from Natrialba magadii ATCC 43099 and carries:
- a CDS encoding DUF7344 domain-containing protein, translated to MSITDRPTAGDPETESASPPDEAAEESTPLSDDDVFHILQTSRRREAIRYVLDSEGTVKMGNLAEHVAAREHDTTVAKLTSTQRQRVYIPLYQSHLPKLDKAGVIEYNKSRGIIRPGAHLETFRPYLEVTMTDAPADESESLWSRLDGRIDTDETYYIATATASVGLLLAAAFGLLPISGLTLGTIITTLFVLTTFACADDHRLVLSQVAGRRRS